Proteins encoded within one genomic window of Vidua macroura isolate BioBank_ID:100142 chromosome 2, ASM2450914v1, whole genome shotgun sequence:
- the NIPA1 gene encoding LOW QUALITY PROTEIN: magnesium transporter NIPA1 (The sequence of the model RefSeq protein was modified relative to this genomic sequence to represent the inferred CDS: inserted 1 base in 1 codon; deleted 2 bases in 1 codon): MTSPCCRPRTGRAPGAAAAAAPXPEPPPAAQRSAGRVPAQSRCRERWARAAAAPAALGGAMRMAVGAAAGEGAAQSPGPAAVSLGLSVAVVSSLVNGSTFVLQKKGIVRARGRGTSYLTDIVWWSGTIAMALGQIGNFLAYTAVPTVLVTPLGALGVPFGSILASYLLKEKLNILGKLGCLLSCAGSVVLIIHSPKSESVTTQAELEEKLTNPVFVGYLCIVLLMLLLLIFWIAPAHGPTNIMVYISICSLLGSFTVPSTKGIGLAAQDIFHNNPSSQRALYLCLVLLAVLGCSIIIQFRYINKALECFDSSVFGAIYYVVFTTLVLLASAILFREWSNVGVVDFLGMACGFTTVSIGIVLIQVFKEFNFNIGDLNKPNMKTD, encoded by the exons ATGACGTCACCCTGCTGCCGTCCCCGCACGGGACGCGCGCCAGGAGCCGCGgctgccgccgctc gcccggaGCCGCCCCCG GCAGCGCAGCGCAGCGCAGGGCGGGTCCCGGCGCAGAGCCGCTGCCGGGAGCGCTGGGCCCGGGCAGCCGCCGCGCCTGCAGCTCTCGGCGGGGCCATGCGGATGGCGGTCGGTGCGGCAGCGGGCGAGGGGGCAGCGcagagccccggccccgccgccgtgTCGCTGGGCTTGAGCGTGGCCGTGGTCTCCAGCCTGGTGAACGGCTCCACCTTCGTCCTGCAGAAGAAGGGGATCGTGCGGGCCCGCGGGAGAG GTACTTCATACTTAACTGATATAGTATGGTGGTCGGGCACTATTGCAA TGGCACTGGGTCAAATAGGGAATTTCTTGGCCTACACTGCAGTTCCAACTGTGCTAGTGACACCCTTGGGAGCTCTTGGCGTTCCATTTGG GTCCATCTTAGCTTCTTACCTGCTGAAAGAGAAGCTGAACATTCTTGGCAAGCTGGGGTgtttgctgagctgtgctgggtcTGTTGTTCTCATTATCCATTCCCCAAAGTCCGAGAGTGTAACAACTCAGGCTGAACTTGAAGAGAAGCTTACAAATCCAG ttttcGTGGGTTATCTCTGCATAGTGCTGCTAATGCTTCTCCTGCTTATCTTCTGGATAGCTCCAGCTCATGGACCTACTAATATTATGGTTTACATCAGTATTTGCTCTCTGTTGGGCAGTTTCACTGTTCCCAGCACAAAAGGCATTGGGCTGGCTGCTCAAGATATCTTTCACAATAACCCATCAAGTCAAAGGGCTCTGTACCTCTGTCTGGTACTTCTGGCAGTATTAGGATGTAGCATTATCATTCAGTTCAGATACATCAATAAGGCACTGGAGTGTTTTGACTCCTCTGTGTTTGGTGCCATCTACTACGTTGTGTTTACCACCCTAGTCCTGCTGGCTTCAGCCATCCTTTTCAGGGAGTGGAGTAATGTAGGAGTCGTAGATTTTTTGGGCATGGCTTGTGGATTCACCACAGTGTCTATTGGAATTGTTCTTATACAAGTCTTCAAGGAATTCAACTTCAATATTGGAGATTTAAACAAACCTAACATGAAGacagattaa